The Arachis hypogaea cultivar Tifrunner chromosome 19, arahy.Tifrunner.gnm2.J5K5, whole genome shotgun sequence genome has a window encoding:
- the LOC112752095 gene encoding splicing factor U2af large subunit A isoform X1 produces MAEYDERYEGNGEEEEERLHNSHSRPDSSPPPPDPTNDDLPDSKSHHGSREYDRESSRSREKEREKGREKDRKRDKGRDRDRDREISRDRDTERSRERDRDRERSKDRERDRDGEKERDRDRDHHHRDRHRDRSERRERGRDRDDDDYYRSRDYDRRRDYDREDRHRRRSRSRSGSHSRARSEHRSRSRSRSRSKSKRTSGFDMAPPASAMLAGASAVAGQITGANPAIPGMFPNMFPLATSQMQPFSALPVMPVQAMTQQATRHARRVYVGGLPPTANEQSVATFFSQVMAKIGGNTAGPGDAVVNVYINHDKKFAFVEMRSVEEASNAMALDGIIFEGAPVKVRRPTDYNPSLAATLGPSQPNPNLNLGAVGLTPGSAGGLDGPDRIFVGGLPYYFTETQIRELLETFGPLRGFDLVKDRETGNSKGYAFCVYQDLAVTDIACAALNGIKMGDKTLTVRRANQGANPQQPKPEQESILMHAQQQIALQKLMLQPALVATKVVCLTHAVSSDELKDDEDYEEILDDMRQECSKFGTLVNVVIPRPQPNGEATPGVGKVFLEYVDVDGATKARAGLNGRKFGGNQVVAVFYPENKFAQGDYEG; encoded by the exons ATGGCCGAATACGACGAGAGATACGAAGGTAacggtgaagaagaagaagagcgcCTTCACAACTCTCATTCTCGTCCTGATTCCTCTCCTCCTCCTCCCGACCCTACCAACGACGATCTCCCCGACTCCAAATCTCAc CATGGCTCTCGGGAGTATGACAGAGAATCTTCAAGGAGCAGAGAAAAGGAGCGTGAGAAGGGAAGAGAAAAGGACAGGAAACGAGACAAGGGGAGGGACAGGGATAGAGATAGGGAGATAAGCAGAGACAGGGACACAGAGAGAAGTAGGGAAAGGGACAGAGATAGGGAGAGAAGTAAAGATAGAGAAAGAGATCGGGATGGAGAGAAGGAAAGGGATCGGGACCGGGACCACCATCACAGAGACCGCCATAGGGATCGCAGTGAGAGAAGGGAAAGGGGAAGAGATagagatgatgatgattattacaGAAGCCGGGACTATGATAG ACGAAGGGATTATGATAGAGAGGATAGGCACAGGCGCAGGTCTCGTTCACGTTCTGGATCTCATTCGAGGGCTAGATCTGAGCATAGATCAAGGTCACGGTCGCGTTCGCGCTCAAAGAG CAAAAGGACTAGTGGTTTTGATATGGCTCCTCCTGCATCTGCAATGTTAGCTGGTGCTTCTGCTGTTGCAG GCCAGATTACTGGAGCAAATCCTGCTATTCCTGGGATGTTTCCAAATATGTTTCCGTTGGCTACTAGTCAG ATGCAGCCATTTAGTGCTCTTCCCGTCATGCCAGTTCAGGCTATGACACAACAG GCTACACGTCATGCTAGACGGGTGTATGTTGGGGGCCTACCTCCTACGGCGAATGAACAG TCAGTTGCTACTTTCTTCAGTCAGGTTATGGCTAAGATTGGAGGAAACACTGCCGGACCAG GTGATGCAGTGGTAAATGTTTACATTAACCATGACAAGAAGTTTGCCTTTGTGGAGATGAGGTCTGTTGAGGAAGCTAGCAATGCTATGGCTTTGGATGGGATTATTTTTGAG GGGGCACCAGTTAAGGTCAGGAGACCTACGGATTATAATCCTTCTTTAGCTGCTACCCTAGGTCCAAGCCAACCTAATCCCAATTTGAATCTGGGTGCTGTTGGCCTAACACCCGGGTCAGCTGGAGGACTCGATGGCCCTGATCGAATTTTTGTGGGTGGTCTTCCATATTACTTTACAGAAACACAGATAAGAGAGCTTTTAGAGACTTTTGGTCCTCTTAGGGGCTTTGATCTAGTGAAAGACAGAGAAACAGGAAACTCAAAGGGTTATGCATTTTGTGTTTACCAAGATCTTGCAGTTACAGATATTGCCTGTGCTGCTCTCAATGGAATAAAAATGGGAGATAAGACTCTTACTGTTAGACGAGCTAACCAAGGTGCTAACCCACAGCAACCTAAACCTGAGCAAGAAAGCATTTTAATGCATGCACAACAGCAAATTGCTCTTCAG AAACTTATGTTACAACCAGCTTTAGTGGCAACAAAGGTGGTGTGTTTAACCCATGCAGTTTCTTCTGATGAGCTCAAGGATGATGAGGACTACGAAGAGATTCTTGATGACATGAGGCAGGAGTGCTCCAAATTTG GTACTTTGGTGAATGTGGTGATCCCTCGCCCACAACCAAACGGTGAAGCTACCCCTGGCGTTGGAAAG GTGTTTTTGGAGTATGTTGATGTTGATGGTGCTACAAAAGCCCGTGCTGGATTGAATGGACGGAAATTTGGCGGAAATCAAGTTGTAGCTGTCTTTTACCCTGAGAACAAATTTGCCCAGGGAGATTATGAAGGCTAG
- the LOC112752095 gene encoding splicing factor U2af large subunit B isoform X3 — translation MLWFFCLVFGVCLFCFYVLSCVLRRQCWATSPTVLTMGVSRHCSFYVHGGINAPVLVGLVHLQLETIDYFGQITGANPAIPGMFPNMFPLATSQMQPFSALPVMPVQAMTQQATRHARRVYVGGLPPTANEQSVATFFSQVMAKIGGNTAGPGDAVVNVYINHDKKFAFVEMRSVEEASNAMALDGIIFEGAPVKVRRPTDYNPSLAATLGPSQPNPNLNLGAVGLTPGSAGGLDGPDRIFVGGLPYYFTETQIRELLETFGPLRGFDLVKDRETGNSKGYAFCVYQDLAVTDIACAALNGIKMGDKTLTVRRANQGANPQQPKPEQESILMHAQQQIALQKLMLQPALVATKVVCLTHAVSSDELKDDEDYEEILDDMRQECSKFGTLVNVVIPRPQPNGEATPGVGKVFLEYVDVDGATKARAGLNGRKFGGNQVVAVFYPENKFAQGDYEG, via the exons ATGCTTTGGTTTTTTTGTCTTGTGTTTggtgtttgtttgttttgtttctaTGTCTTGTCTTGTGTTCTAAGAAGGCAATGTTGGGCTACTAGCCCCACTGTGCTGACAATGGGCGTGAGCCGACACTGTAGCTTTTATGTCCACGGAGGAATCAATGCACCGGTTTTGGTGGGTCTTGTTCATCTTCAACTGGAAACTATTGACTACTTTG GCCAGATTACTGGAGCAAATCCTGCTATTCCTGGGATGTTTCCAAATATGTTTCCGTTGGCTACTAGTCAG ATGCAGCCATTTAGTGCTCTTCCCGTCATGCCAGTTCAGGCTATGACACAACAG GCTACACGTCATGCTAGACGGGTGTATGTTGGGGGCCTACCTCCTACGGCGAATGAACAG TCAGTTGCTACTTTCTTCAGTCAGGTTATGGCTAAGATTGGAGGAAACACTGCCGGACCAG GTGATGCAGTGGTAAATGTTTACATTAACCATGACAAGAAGTTTGCCTTTGTGGAGATGAGGTCTGTTGAGGAAGCTAGCAATGCTATGGCTTTGGATGGGATTATTTTTGAG GGGGCACCAGTTAAGGTCAGGAGACCTACGGATTATAATCCTTCTTTAGCTGCTACCCTAGGTCCAAGCCAACCTAATCCCAATTTGAATCTGGGTGCTGTTGGCCTAACACCCGGGTCAGCTGGAGGACTCGATGGCCCTGATCGAATTTTTGTGGGTGGTCTTCCATATTACTTTACAGAAACACAGATAAGAGAGCTTTTAGAGACTTTTGGTCCTCTTAGGGGCTTTGATCTAGTGAAAGACAGAGAAACAGGAAACTCAAAGGGTTATGCATTTTGTGTTTACCAAGATCTTGCAGTTACAGATATTGCCTGTGCTGCTCTCAATGGAATAAAAATGGGAGATAAGACTCTTACTGTTAGACGAGCTAACCAAGGTGCTAACCCACAGCAACCTAAACCTGAGCAAGAAAGCATTTTAATGCATGCACAACAGCAAATTGCTCTTCAG AAACTTATGTTACAACCAGCTTTAGTGGCAACAAAGGTGGTGTGTTTAACCCATGCAGTTTCTTCTGATGAGCTCAAGGATGATGAGGACTACGAAGAGATTCTTGATGACATGAGGCAGGAGTGCTCCAAATTTG GTACTTTGGTGAATGTGGTGATCCCTCGCCCACAACCAAACGGTGAAGCTACCCCTGGCGTTGGAAAG GTGTTTTTGGAGTATGTTGATGTTGATGGTGCTACAAAAGCCCGTGCTGGATTGAATGGACGGAAATTTGGCGGAAATCAAGTTGTAGCTGTCTTTTACCCTGAGAACAAATTTGCCCAGGGAGATTATGAAGGCTAG